A genomic region of Brevibacillus sp. JNUCC-41 contains the following coding sequences:
- a CDS encoding zinc-finger domain-containing protein, whose translation MNRKKIYEEVEDVLASFCQDCFLRKHFRKEKGRTYAHQFCISECTVGEKLKQLGNELSDRS comes from the coding sequence ATGAACAGGAAAAAAATATATGAAGAAGTGGAAGATGTTCTCGCTTCGTTTTGTCAAGATTGTTTTTTAAGGAAGCATTTTCGGAAAGAGAAGGGGCGGACGTATGCCCATCAGTTCTGTATTTCAGAATGTACGGTTGGTGAAAAATTAAAACAGCTGGGCAATGAACTTAGTGACCGATCTTAA
- a CDS encoding reverse transcriptase-like protein, with the protein MKVIMQWTYQASKKPSADFVSDWLDAGNALVITEDLEKAGRLKEVEFKDEFDTTWTKKELKKLLTEVEEEPQDVTVFFDGGFQKDEKVAGIGVAIYFRQGKKFWRLRTNLKLEQFESNNEAEYAAFHEAVRQMDELGIHHQSCVFKGDSLVVLNQLSGEWPCMEENLNKWLDRIEAKLDKLKIIPVFKPISRKENQEADRLATLALQGKAIFSKMEIAESKEP; encoded by the coding sequence TTGAAGGTAATTATGCAATGGACATATCAAGCATCAAAAAAACCATCTGCCGATTTCGTTTCGGATTGGCTTGATGCCGGGAATGCTCTGGTCATTACGGAAGATCTTGAAAAGGCAGGAAGGCTGAAAGAAGTGGAGTTCAAGGATGAATTCGATACAACCTGGACCAAGAAGGAACTAAAGAAGCTCCTGACGGAAGTGGAGGAAGAACCGCAGGATGTGACTGTTTTTTTTGATGGCGGTTTTCAAAAAGATGAAAAGGTGGCAGGAATCGGTGTTGCCATTTATTTTCGCCAAGGTAAGAAATTCTGGCGGTTACGCACCAACTTGAAATTGGAGCAATTTGAATCCAATAATGAAGCGGAATATGCGGCCTTTCATGAAGCGGTCAGACAGATGGACGAACTTGGAATCCACCATCAAAGTTGTGTCTTTAAAGGGGATTCCCTAGTTGTTTTAAATCAACTTTCCGGTGAATGGCCTTGCATGGAAGAAAACTTAAATAAATGGCTTGACCGCATTGAAGCGAAACTGGATAAATTAAAGATCATTCCGGTCTTCAAGCCAATTTCTCGAAAGGAAAACCAGGAAGCCGATCGCCTGGCAACACTTGCACTGCAGGGAAAAGCCATTTTCAGCAAAATGGAAATTGCTGAGTCAAAGGAGCCATAA
- a CDS encoding reverse transcriptase-like protein, producing the protein MIEVYIDGASAGNPGPSGAGVFINNNGVVERHAFPLGNMENHEAEYHALIKGLEICVANKYQIVSFRTDSQAINRAIEKRFAKNKYAILLERALKLSDELELFFMKWIPNLENKSADELARRAIRMNNSEEIHEQDS; encoded by the coding sequence TTGATCGAAGTGTATATTGATGGTGCCAGTGCAGGCAATCCAGGGCCGAGCGGCGCAGGTGTTTTCATAAATAATAATGGTGTGGTCGAGAGGCATGCCTTTCCGCTTGGAAATATGGAAAACCATGAAGCGGAGTACCATGCTTTAATCAAAGGATTGGAAATTTGTGTAGCCAATAAGTATCAAATCGTTTCTTTTCGTACTGACTCACAAGCCATCAACCGGGCCATTGAAAAAAGATTTGCAAAGAATAAGTATGCCATTTTGTTGGAACGGGCGCTAAAGCTTTCCGATGAGCTTGAATTATTTTTCATGAAATGGATTCCAAATCTCGAAAACAAGTCCGCGGATGAGTTGGCGAGACGGGCCATTCGAATGAATAATTCCGAGGAAATTCATGAACAAGACAGCTGA
- a CDS encoding DMT family transporter — translation MNKTADFSLLFVVFIWGVTFVMVQNALSFLDPFTFNAVRFFMAFVFLLIPYISTLHKKGKTWNKGLFIAGFHIGVWLFLGYGLQTIGLNYTTPAKTGFITGLSVVMVPVFSLLLLKHRLPRNTIIGVAAATIGLYLMTFADRSNLNIGDLLVFLCAISFAMQIITTAKYAKTLPALPLTLIQVSTVSLLSFVSAFIFKENHSVIFSSEVMLKKDVWTALLVTAALATAFAFFAQTFFQAYTTPTRVALIFSMEPVFAALSSYILIGEKLTTASIIGCAFIFLGMIFAELPVKKKKPVTQEFT, via the coding sequence ATGAACAAGACAGCTGATTTTTCATTACTATTCGTTGTATTCATTTGGGGCGTCACTTTTGTCATGGTTCAAAATGCCCTATCTTTTCTAGACCCCTTCACGTTTAATGCGGTCCGTTTCTTCATGGCTTTCGTTTTCTTGCTCATCCCTTATATATCGACTTTACACAAAAAGGGGAAAACTTGGAACAAGGGTCTTTTTATAGCTGGGTTTCATATTGGAGTTTGGCTTTTTTTGGGGTATGGGCTTCAAACGATCGGATTGAATTATACAACTCCTGCGAAGACAGGCTTTATAACAGGTTTAAGTGTCGTCATGGTACCTGTGTTTTCCCTGCTGCTTTTAAAACATAGGCTTCCCCGCAATACAATAATTGGTGTCGCAGCCGCAACCATCGGGCTTTATTTAATGACTTTCGCTGACCGCTCCAATTTGAATATCGGTGATTTACTGGTATTTTTATGCGCAATCAGTTTTGCCATGCAGATCATTACAACGGCTAAATATGCCAAGACCTTACCCGCTTTACCATTGACGCTGATTCAGGTTTCCACAGTATCTTTATTATCATTTGTTTCAGCCTTCATTTTTAAAGAGAATCATTCCGTCATCTTCAGCTCAGAGGTCATGTTAAAGAAGGATGTATGGACTGCTTTATTGGTTACGGCAGCCCTTGCCACTGCGTTCGCCTTTTTTGCACAAACCTTCTTCCAAGCCTATACGACACCTACAAGAGTGGCGCTGATTTTTTCAATGGAACCGGTTTTTGCCGCGTTATCCTCATACATATTAATAGGGGAAAAACTGACTACCGCCTCCATCATCGGCTGCGCATTCATATTCTTGGGGATGATTTTCGCTGAACTGCCTGTTAAGAAAAAGAAACCCGTGACACAGGAGTTTACTTGA